In one window of Tellurirhabdus rosea DNA:
- a CDS encoding FeoB-associated Cys-rich membrane protein, whose amino-acid sequence MIEQLIIGLLFLGALLYIGRRVYRTVFAKKTGCAKGCGCGEEKTALTGKTNKATTV is encoded by the coding sequence ATGATCGAACAACTCATTATCGGCCTACTCTTTCTGGGAGCCCTGTTGTACATCGGGCGGCGCGTGTATCGGACCGTATTTGCAAAAAAAACGGGCTGTGCCAAAGGATGTGGCTGCGGAGAGGAGAAAACGGCACTTACCGGTAAAACAAACAAGGCTACGACCGTCTGA
- a CDS encoding YfiT family bacillithiol transferase: MQNHDLELLRYPIGKFEYGQPYSMETIKEQLASIAILPHNLTELVGKWGDERLDTPYRPGGWTVRQVVHHLVDSHMNAYIRTKLAVTEENPQVKGYDEAAWAELPDYRLSIAPSLVILSNLHQRWVTVLDKLTDEQFRRTYYHPGYQRTYVLAEVAGLYAWHGEHHYQHVRKLAERNNWLRSVV; encoded by the coding sequence ATGCAAAACCACGACCTCGAACTCCTCCGCTACCCAATCGGTAAATTTGAGTACGGCCAGCCGTATTCGATGGAAACCATCAAGGAACAACTCGCCTCCATCGCCATCCTGCCGCACAACCTGACCGAACTGGTCGGCAAGTGGGGCGACGAACGGCTCGACACCCCGTACCGGCCCGGCGGCTGGACCGTCCGGCAGGTTGTGCACCACCTCGTCGACAGCCACATGAACGCCTACATCCGGACCAAACTGGCCGTGACCGAAGAGAACCCGCAGGTCAAAGGCTACGACGAAGCGGCCTGGGCCGAGCTGCCGGACTACCGCCTCAGCATCGCCCCGTCGCTGGTGATTCTGAGCAATCTGCACCAGCGCTGGGTCACCGTCCTCGACAAGCTGACCGACGAACAGTTCCGGCGTACCTACTACCATCCGGGCTACCAGCGGACGTATGTCCTGGCCGAAGTGGCGGGTCTGTACGCCTGGCATGGCGAGCACCATTATCAGCATGTCCGCAAACTAGCGGAACGGAACAATTGGCTGCGCAGCGTCGTTTAG
- a CDS encoding inositol monophosphatase family protein: protein MSHDLKALTQQLVGITREAGAFIHQEARAFDRGRIEYKDLNNLVSYVDKEAEKRLVERLSQLLPEAGFITEEGTTGEQSDPNGLNWIIDPLDGTTNFIHQLPIFCVSVGLTQHGKPIAGVIFDGNRNEVFSAWEGGGAYCNDEQIRVSPAQKLADSLIATGFPYYRFEGMNKYLDILQSLMQKTHGLRRLGSAAIDLAYVACGRFEAFYEYNLNSWDMAAGVVLVREAGGIVTDFYGGDEFLFRGDVIAGCAMQPELVAAIRDYWDR, encoded by the coding sequence ATGAGCCACGATTTAAAAGCGCTTACGCAACAGCTTGTCGGCATTACCAGAGAAGCCGGAGCGTTCATTCATCAGGAAGCCCGGGCTTTCGACCGGGGCCGGATTGAGTACAAGGACCTCAACAACCTTGTTTCGTACGTCGATAAAGAAGCCGAAAAACGGCTGGTCGAACGGCTGAGCCAGCTGCTGCCGGAAGCCGGTTTCATCACCGAAGAAGGCACGACCGGCGAGCAGTCGGACCCCAACGGCCTGAACTGGATCATCGACCCGCTCGACGGCACGACCAATTTCATTCACCAGCTGCCCATCTTCTGCGTCAGCGTGGGACTGACGCAGCACGGCAAACCCATCGCGGGCGTCATCTTCGACGGCAACCGCAACGAGGTGTTCAGCGCCTGGGAAGGCGGCGGGGCTTACTGCAACGACGAACAGATTCGGGTTTCGCCCGCCCAGAAACTCGCCGACAGCCTCATCGCGACCGGTTTTCCGTACTACCGCTTCGAGGGGATGAACAAATACCTCGACATTCTGCAGTCGCTGATGCAGAAAACCCACGGCCTGCGGCGGCTCGGCTCGGCGGCCATCGACCTGGCGTATGTCGCCTGCGGCCGTTTCGAGGCGTTTTACGAATACAACCTGAACTCCTGGGACATGGCCGCGGGCGTCGTTCTGGTCCGGGAAGCGGGCGGAATTGTGACCGATTTTTACGGTGGCGACGAGTTTCTTTTTCGCGGGGACGTCATCGCCGGATGCGCCATGCAGCCGGAACTGGTGGCGGCCATCCGGGATTACTGGGACCGATAA
- a CDS encoding lipoprotein N-acyltransferase Lnb domain-containing protein, producing MRWLTALFILHSSFFILHSAKAQTLSPQTQVSLITVGPGDDDISSAFGHTEIRIFDPALGFDQNYSYGGFDYDADSFVLKFLRGTLPYTLSVHNLYQVTAYYQRVNRSMTEQVLNLSQSQKQQLFDALAKNYLPENRLYRYKFYHDNCSTRPRDMIVQAAGDSIRFDPTALDSTRSFRAWMNDYLGDWHWARFGMNMAVGRPADERNSAWVAMWLPQNVFIQFQKATILQPNGQRLPLVSENRPLVVAQPEQPGILSTILSPFIVFTAAFLLVVLLTRRQRRLGQRGTRFDRFFFGFLGFWGWFLFLLWVATDHGVTAWNPALLLMMPLHLPLIFWATRASAPERTRRYFAITSVLALLFYAYALLHGYSYESLPLVLIILTRTLFHFGRRENEVQPATRATA from the coding sequence ATGCGCTGGCTGACGGCCCTGTTCATTCTTCATTCTTCATTTTTCATTCTTCATTCGGCCAAAGCCCAGACCCTCTCACCCCAGACCCAGGTGAGCCTCATTACCGTGGGGCCGGGCGACGACGACATTTCGTCGGCCTTCGGGCATACCGAAATCCGGATTTTTGATCCGGCCCTCGGCTTCGACCAGAACTACAGCTACGGCGGTTTCGATTACGATGCCGATTCGTTCGTGCTGAAATTTTTGCGGGGAACGCTGCCGTACACGCTTTCCGTCCACAATCTTTATCAGGTAACCGCCTATTACCAGCGCGTGAACCGGAGCATGACCGAGCAGGTGCTGAATTTGTCGCAGAGCCAGAAACAACAGCTTTTCGACGCACTGGCGAAGAATTACCTGCCCGAAAACCGGCTCTACCGCTATAAATTTTATCACGACAACTGCTCGACCCGTCCGCGCGACATGATCGTGCAGGCCGCGGGCGACAGCATCCGGTTCGACCCCACGGCCCTCGACTCCACGCGTTCGTTCCGTGCCTGGATGAACGACTACCTCGGCGACTGGCACTGGGCCCGCTTCGGAATGAACATGGCCGTCGGTCGCCCGGCCGACGAACGCAACAGTGCCTGGGTGGCCATGTGGCTGCCGCAGAACGTTTTCATCCAGTTTCAGAAGGCCACGATTTTGCAGCCCAACGGGCAGCGGCTGCCGCTGGTGAGCGAAAACCGCCCGCTGGTGGTGGCGCAGCCCGAGCAGCCTGGTATTCTGTCCACGATCCTTTCCCCGTTCATCGTCTTTACGGCCGCGTTCCTGCTGGTCGTGCTCCTGACCCGGCGCCAGCGGCGGCTGGGCCAGCGCGGTACGCGGTTTGACCGGTTCTTTTTCGGCTTTCTGGGCTTCTGGGGCTGGTTTCTGTTCCTGCTCTGGGTGGCTACCGACCACGGCGTAACGGCCTGGAATCCGGCCCTGCTGCTGATGATGCCGCTGCACCTGCCGCTCATTTTCTGGGCCACCCGCGCCAGCGCCCCGGAACGGACCCGCCGGTATTTCGCCATTACTTCCGTGCTGGCGCTGCTTTTTTACGCCTATGCGCTCCTGCACGGATACAGCTACGAATCCCTGCCGCTGGTGTTGATCATCCTGACCCGGACGCTGTTTCATTTTGGCCGCCGGGAAAACGAAGTACAGCCCGCCACCCGCGCTACGGCCTAA
- the rsmI gene encoding 16S rRNA (cytidine(1402)-2'-O)-methyltransferase, protein MKLYLVPTPIGNLEDITLRAINVLKSVDAILAEDTRTSGVLLRHLAISKPLHSYHIFNEHQTVQRIIAQLKSGKTIALISDAGTPAISDPGFLLVRECIKADVPVECLPGATAFVPALVASGLPADRFTFEGFLPHKKGRQTRLTELSGEERTMIFYESPHRLLKTLEQFSQTFGPDRPASVSRELTKLYEETVRGTLQEIIAYFAEKAIKGELVICVQGK, encoded by the coding sequence ATGAAGCTTTACCTCGTTCCCACGCCGATCGGCAACCTGGAGGACATTACGCTGCGGGCGATCAACGTGCTGAAAAGCGTGGATGCCATTCTGGCGGAAGATACCCGTACCTCGGGAGTGCTGCTCCGGCACCTCGCCATCAGCAAGCCGCTTCACAGCTACCATATATTTAATGAGCACCAGACGGTGCAGCGGATCATCGCCCAGCTGAAGTCGGGCAAGACCATCGCCCTCATCTCCGACGCCGGTACGCCGGCCATCTCCGACCCCGGTTTTCTGCTCGTCCGCGAGTGCATCAAGGCCGACGTTCCGGTGGAATGCCTGCCCGGTGCCACGGCCTTTGTTCCGGCGCTGGTGGCTTCCGGCCTGCCCGCCGACCGTTTTACCTTCGAAGGATTTCTGCCCCACAAAAAAGGCCGCCAGACCCGCCTTACCGAGCTTTCCGGCGAAGAACGGACGATGATTTTCTACGAATCGCCCCACCGCCTGCTCAAAACCCTCGAACAGTTCAGCCAGACCTTCGGCCCCGACCGACCGGCGAGCGTCAGCCGGGAACTGACAAAACTGTACGAAGAAACCGTACGGGGAACTCTGCAGGAAATAATTGCGTATTTTGCCGAAAAAGCGATCAAAGGTGAACTTGTTATCTGTGTTCAGGGAAAATAA
- a CDS encoding ferritin-like domain-containing protein has protein sequence MKLQNILSDIEQVDPEVYERLNSRRGLLNLGGKLAAAALPLAFGSSLKKAYAQTSTNNKIVDVLNFALTLEYLEAEFYNIGMGTPGLIPAEDRLIFAEVQMHENAHVAFLRKVLQSLGARPVEKPRFDFTAKGTFPTVFSSYTTYKLLAQAFEDTGVRAYKGQAGNLVGTGAVLEAALNIHSVEARHAAYIRRLNGNKGWVTFADSTGLPAAIYAGEDQQIQNERLGPINAHSGPVLFGIDTMAVTESFDEPLTKEQVLAIAMPFIVG, from the coding sequence ATGAAATTGCAAAACATTCTTTCCGATATCGAGCAGGTTGATCCTGAAGTATACGAGCGCCTGAATTCGCGCCGCGGCCTGCTGAACCTGGGCGGCAAACTGGCCGCCGCGGCCCTGCCGCTGGCTTTCGGGTCGTCGCTGAAAAAAGCGTATGCCCAGACGAGCACCAACAACAAGATCGTCGATGTCCTGAATTTCGCCCTGACGCTGGAGTACCTGGAAGCAGAATTCTACAACATCGGTATGGGTACACCGGGCCTGATTCCGGCGGAAGACCGGCTGATTTTCGCGGAAGTGCAGATGCACGAAAACGCCCACGTCGCATTCCTGCGCAAGGTGCTGCAGTCGCTGGGTGCCCGTCCGGTGGAAAAACCCCGGTTCGACTTTACGGCGAAAGGGACGTTCCCGACGGTGTTCAGCAGCTACACGACCTACAAACTGCTGGCGCAGGCGTTCGAAGATACGGGCGTACGGGCGTACAAGGGACAGGCCGGTAACCTCGTCGGTACGGGAGCGGTGCTGGAAGCGGCCCTCAACATCCACTCGGTGGAAGCCCGCCACGCGGCCTACATCCGTCGCCTGAACGGCAACAAAGGCTGGGTTACGTTTGCCGACAGCACCGGTCTGCCCGCCGCCATCTACGCGGGTGAAGACCAGCAGATCCAGAACGAGCGCCTCGGCCCCATCAACGCGCACTCCGGACCCGTTCTGTTCGGCATCGACACCATGGCCGTGACCGAATCCTTCGACGAGCCGCTGACCAAAGAGCAGGTACTGGCCATCGCCATGCCGTTTATTGTCGGCTAA
- a CDS encoding ferritin-like domain-containing protein, with protein sequence MSKFFSNSAGDARKTELRLEPVGRRLFLRMAGAAAATTSLMVAGCSKDPITGDDMTARGGARIAAGVDLGSGDVGILNYAYALEQLEAAFYDMVVKMPYNGINADERQILKDIRDHEITHREFFKRALGSAAIGDLEVDFSAVNFKDRNSVLTTARAFEDLGVSAYNGAGKYLMTPDYLLLAGKIVSVEARHASVIRSLLAPKTGHYAGVDVVNGEGLEKSREPKDVLAIASPFVKTMITGPNLPNM encoded by the coding sequence ATGAGCAAATTTTTCAGTAATTCGGCTGGAGATGCCCGCAAGACCGAACTGCGGCTCGAACCGGTAGGCCGCCGCCTGTTTCTGCGCATGGCCGGAGCCGCCGCCGCTACTACTTCGCTGATGGTGGCCGGTTGCAGCAAGGATCCAATCACAGGAGATGACATGACCGCCCGCGGCGGTGCGCGTATAGCTGCCGGGGTCGACCTGGGATCGGGTGACGTAGGCATTCTGAACTACGCCTACGCCCTGGAGCAACTGGAAGCCGCTTTCTACGACATGGTCGTGAAAATGCCGTACAACGGCATCAACGCCGACGAGCGCCAGATTCTGAAAGACATTCGCGACCACGAAATTACGCACCGCGAATTCTTCAAACGCGCCCTGGGCAGCGCCGCCATCGGAGACCTGGAAGTGGATTTCAGCGCAGTCAACTTCAAGGACCGCAACAGCGTGCTGACCACGGCCCGGGCATTCGAAGACCTCGGTGTTTCGGCGTACAACGGGGCGGGTAAGTACCTGATGACGCCTGATTACCTGCTGCTGGCGGGCAAAATCGTGTCGGTGGAGGCACGCCACGCCTCGGTGATCCGCTCGCTGCTGGCTCCCAAAACGGGCCACTATGCCGGAGTAGATGTCGTGAACGGAGAAGGGCTCGAAAAATCCCGCGAGCCGAAAGACGTACTGGCCATCGCCAGCCCGTTTGTCAAAACGATGATTACCGGTCCCAATCTCCCCAACATGTAA
- a CDS encoding ferritin-like domain-containing protein — protein MLLQNLFKDLEELDPEVYERLNSRRSMFRLGAKVAAAAVPVALGSALNKAYAQTSDVAKIIDILNFALLAEYTDSTFYNLGLDAWNVIPAEDRLVWEELRNNENHHVSFVRKTIIALGGRPIERPQFDYTAKGKYPDPSRNYEVYKALAQAFEDTGVRAYKGQAPNLIDNDAILQAALQIHSVEARHAAVVRKLRNVPPWIEFADPEGSEPLVYVGEDNKFQNDPAFIINVAAISAPFGVGEKEATEAFDEPLSREQVTAIIAPFIVSM, from the coding sequence ATGTTACTCCAAAATTTATTTAAAGACCTCGAAGAGCTGGATCCCGAGGTGTACGAGCGTCTGAACTCCCGTCGCTCGATGTTCCGCCTGGGTGCCAAAGTAGCCGCAGCTGCCGTACCCGTGGCCCTGGGTTCCGCCCTTAATAAAGCCTATGCCCAAACCTCCGACGTCGCCAAGATTATCGACATTCTGAACTTCGCACTCCTGGCCGAGTATACCGACTCCACGTTCTACAACCTGGGGCTGGACGCCTGGAACGTCATCCCGGCGGAAGACCGGCTGGTGTGGGAAGAGCTGCGGAACAACGAAAACCACCACGTTTCGTTTGTCCGGAAAACCATCATCGCACTCGGCGGCCGACCCATCGAACGGCCGCAGTTCGACTACACGGCGAAAGGCAAATACCCGGACCCGTCCCGCAACTATGAAGTCTACAAAGCACTGGCCCAGGCATTTGAGGACACCGGCGTACGCGCCTACAAAGGACAGGCCCCCAACCTGATCGATAACGACGCGATTCTGCAGGCCGCCCTTCAGATTCACTCGGTGGAGGCCCGCCACGCGGCGGTTGTCCGGAAACTCCGGAACGTACCGCCCTGGATCGAGTTTGCCGATCCGGAAGGGTCCGAGCCGCTGGTGTACGTTGGCGAAGACAACAAGTTTCAGAACGACCCGGCCTTTATCATCAACGTAGCCGCCATCTCGGCTCCGTTCGGTGTCGGAGAAAAAGAAGCGACCGAGGCGTTCGACGAGCCGCTGAGCCGCGAGCAGGTGACGGCCATTATCGCCCCGTTCATCGTCAGTATGTAA